In one window of Coralliovum pocilloporae DNA:
- a CDS encoding DUF1176 domain-containing protein has translation MIRTGFRTLISALAFLGLAEAASAEGIKMNVQLFGTKDLEGFDGCRFALWQRGRNPEKNKYAYVFFMPFGGDGAPLPAWVKTSGKFYELERRAEDFEQVGNVARNSFYKDANGSTAAHVEVFEAEDTGRVTRITKADVTIYRSKKQPFRVNAEGIMGCPGSQDTGADAKSASGVSSTPAGYSVADAISLGAEQTFDDLRYIPRPVRQGVRNELYNLCDLDATPPFGSSYEISSALTLWQVPCFSGAYQGASVFAVVTNSNPKHFVFLPLQQPPALHGSDKYDAMLAQMDTKTGILTTTELSRGVGDCGVFARYQLVATEGEALEFRILEYREKLDCDGREEAPETWPLAWSAQ, from the coding sequence ATGATCAGAACGGGTTTCAGAACGCTCATCAGCGCGCTTGCTTTCCTGGGCCTTGCAGAGGCGGCTTCTGCAGAAGGCATCAAGATGAATGTGCAATTGTTCGGCACAAAGGACCTTGAGGGGTTCGATGGCTGCCGGTTCGCGCTCTGGCAGCGGGGACGTAACCCGGAGAAGAATAAATATGCCTATGTGTTCTTCATGCCGTTCGGCGGGGATGGTGCTCCGCTTCCAGCCTGGGTGAAAACCAGTGGCAAGTTCTATGAACTGGAACGCCGTGCCGAGGATTTCGAACAGGTTGGCAATGTGGCCCGTAACAGCTTCTACAAGGATGCGAACGGTTCAACCGCGGCCCATGTGGAGGTTTTCGAAGCGGAAGATACGGGCCGTGTGACGCGGATTACCAAAGCAGATGTCACGATTTACCGCTCAAAGAAACAGCCGTTCCGGGTCAATGCGGAAGGCATTATGGGATGTCCGGGCAGCCAGGATACTGGAGCGGATGCCAAAAGTGCATCAGGTGTATCCAGTACTCCGGCGGGGTACTCAGTGGCTGACGCTATTTCTCTCGGCGCAGAGCAGACATTCGATGATCTGCGTTATATTCCCAGGCCTGTAAGGCAGGGCGTGCGCAACGAACTCTATAATCTTTGCGATCTGGATGCGACGCCTCCCTTTGGCAGCAGCTACGAGATTTCAAGCGCTCTCACCCTGTGGCAGGTGCCCTGTTTCTCCGGTGCTTATCAAGGGGCATCGGTGTTTGCTGTCGTAACCAACAGCAATCCCAAGCATTTTGTCTTCCTGCCCCTGCAACAGCCGCCAGCGCTTCATGGCTCTGACAAATATGATGCCATGCTGGCGCAGATGGACACGAAAACCGGTATTCTGACCACAACCGAATTGAGCCGCGGTGTTGGCGATTGCGGCGTCTTCGCCCGCTATCAGCTTGTGGCGACAGAGGGCGAGGCGCTGGAATTCCGCATTCTGGAATATCGGGAAAAGCTGGACTGCGATGGGCGTGAAGAGGCGCCTGAAACCTGGCCGTTGGCCTGGTCTGCCCAGTAG
- a CDS encoding glutathione S-transferase family protein: MMKLIVFRPAFGEMSGSPFCVKAACMLKLAGVDWEVSYLDDPRKMPKAKLPVLDDNGTLIPDSDQIRDYLEQRTGIDFDAGLTPSQRATGRAVIRMVEEHLYFAVLSDRWMGDASWEHIKATFFAHLPFPLSLFLPGLIRKDVFKQARAQGMGRHSEEERLDRARHDIDAIRDLLADKPFLFGETPSAADITVVTMLSTMAGFPERTALSRLVADDPLLMDYVKRGRATFYPE; encoded by the coding sequence ATGATGAAACTTATTGTATTTCGTCCCGCCTTTGGTGAGATGTCCGGCAGCCCCTTTTGCGTCAAGGCGGCCTGCATGCTCAAACTGGCAGGGGTCGACTGGGAGGTTTCCTACCTGGATGACCCTCGAAAGATGCCAAAGGCCAAGCTTCCCGTTCTGGATGATAACGGCACACTGATCCCGGACAGTGATCAGATCCGCGACTATCTGGAACAGCGTACCGGCATTGATTTTGATGCCGGGCTGACACCTTCACAACGGGCCACGGGCCGTGCTGTCATCCGCATGGTGGAAGAGCATCTCTATTTCGCCGTTCTCAGTGACCGCTGGATGGGAGATGCGAGCTGGGAACACATCAAGGCCACCTTCTTTGCGCATCTGCCCTTCCCGCTCAGTCTGTTTCTGCCGGGCCTCATCCGTAAGGATGTGTTCAAGCAGGCCAGAGCCCAGGGCATGGGTCGCCACTCGGAAGAAGAACGGCTTGACCGCGCCCGGCATGACATCGATGCCATCCGCGATCTCCTTGCTGACAAGCCGTTCCTGTTCGGCGAGACGCCATCAGCAGCTGATATAACCGTGGTGACCATGCTGAGCACAATGGCCGGTTTCCCGGAGCGCACCGCACTCAGCAGGCTTGTCGCCGATGACCCTCTCCTGATGGATTATGTCAAACGTGGCAGGGCAACATTCTATCCGGAATAG
- a CDS encoding helix-turn-helix transcriptional regulator: MSRTTRLLQLMHLLRMLPSPVRGQDLASELGISLRSVYRDIETLRQSGAVIDGEAGYGYVLIEDPALPPLMFSREETEALVLGLREVGEVGDESLAAAAGSALAKLKASLPDHVRHRLEHSVLHAKRFAPRPEVRIDIAALRAAMWDEMIVEIGYSDGHGRETRRMIKPLSIVYLDRAQMLLAWCLLRSAFRAFRVDRIQQLSVTKDSFRPARVALLKECLIAVRGD, from the coding sequence ATGTCACGAACCACACGCCTGCTCCAGCTCATGCATTTGCTCCGGATGCTCCCCAGCCCGGTTCGTGGCCAGGATCTGGCCTCGGAACTGGGCATATCGCTCCGATCAGTTTATCGCGACATTGAAACCCTGCGGCAGTCCGGCGCTGTCATCGACGGGGAGGCGGGATATGGTTATGTGCTGATCGAGGACCCGGCTCTGCCGCCCCTGATGTTCAGTCGTGAGGAAACCGAAGCCCTGGTGCTTGGTCTCCGGGAAGTGGGGGAGGTGGGCGACGAAAGCCTTGCAGCTGCTGCCGGCAGTGCCCTTGCCAAGCTGAAGGCCAGCCTGCCGGATCATGTGAGGCATCGACTGGAACACTCGGTGCTTCACGCCAAACGCTTTGCGCCGCGCCCGGAGGTGCGGATCGATATAGCCGCGCTCCGGGCTGCTATGTGGGATGAGATGATTGTCGAGATTGGCTACTCAGATGGGCATGGGCGTGAGACCAGACGGATGATCAAGCCATTGTCCATTGTCTATCTGGATCGCGCCCAGATGCTCCTGGCCTGGTGTCTCCTGCGTTCAGCTTTTCGTGCCTTCCGGGTTGATCGCATACAGCAACTGTCTGTTACAAAAGACAGTTTCCGCCCCGCCCGGGTGGCGCTGCTGAAAGAATGCCTGATCGCAGTTCGCGGAGATTGA